The proteins below come from a single Arthrobacter sp. zg-Y1171 genomic window:
- a CDS encoding GNAT family N-acetyltransferase produces the protein MNDSAGLQEWSSSMLTGERVRFRELREPDLAHLAEWWNDPSQAILQQDRVTVRPQEAAAALFRTWSKNESPSGFGYSIVNPAEKLIGHISVWGISVPERIATMAIIISPEFQDQGLGRESLQLGLRIVFEEMGAHKAELQTWSYNQRAIHLYRSLGFREEGRRRAAVFHRGEFHDQMLLGMLEEEYRAEG, from the coding sequence ATGAATGATTCGGCGGGTCTTCAGGAATGGTCATCTTCAATGCTCACCGGCGAGCGGGTCCGCTTCCGCGAGCTTCGTGAACCTGACCTCGCACACCTGGCCGAGTGGTGGAATGACCCGTCCCAGGCGATCCTGCAGCAGGACCGGGTCACCGTCCGCCCGCAGGAGGCGGCGGCGGCCCTGTTTCGGACCTGGAGCAAGAACGAGTCACCGTCCGGTTTCGGCTACAGCATTGTCAATCCGGCCGAAAAGCTGATCGGACATATCAGCGTCTGGGGAATATCCGTTCCGGAACGGATTGCCACCATGGCAATTATCATCAGCCCGGAATTCCAGGACCAGGGCCTGGGGCGGGAATCCCTGCAGCTCGGACTGCGGATTGTCTTTGAGGAAATGGGTGCGCATAAGGCCGAACTGCAGACGTGGTCCTATAACCAGCGGGCCATTCATCTGTATCGGTCGCTGGGGTTCCGTGAGGAAGGACGCCGCCGCGCCGCCGTGTTCCACCGCGGAGAGTTCCACGACCAGATGCTGCTCGGAATGCTGGAGGAGGAATACCGGGCCGAGGGCTAG